The Brassica napus cultivar Da-Ae chromosome C1, Da-Ae, whole genome shotgun sequence DNA segment tctcttcctcttcttcttttttggtcCTAGTGTTTGAAATCACATCACAATTCTCGAATTTTGGGATTCTGGAACGTCGTATTGAGAGGCAAAAGATCAAAAAAGACTTTTGATTTTGAGTCAATCAGTTAACACGTCTTCAAATCTTCAAATAACGCAGATCCAATAGTTTTTCGTATTTATCCAAATCAATCAAATCTTACTGTCTCTCCCTCCTTCCCATGTGAGCCtcactttttttattaatccaCTAACTGTATATATGATTCCGTTTTTGAGGTGGTTTATCTACTTTTTTACTTCGTTAATTAGCCCACTAGGCCTTGCAAAGTGACTTCCAAAAGCCCATTATAACGTTTTAAGCCCAATTGTAATCCAGCTTCTACAGAATAATTCATACAAAGCTAACAAGTCGTCTGCCTCGCGCACATGTAATCCTAGGGTTGCAACGCAACTTAAATGGCATTGCCGACAACCATCCATCTCTGCCGTACATCACTTTTCGCcgatatctatactattaaagcaggatcctattgtcataattaccttaggggcatgtttccttcactaacattgcatgtttcattaagggcaattaagtaatattaataacaaatctatattgggtcattatttttggatccagcccaaatcaaatctctcttgggccatttgggcctattaaaaaatcagattcaattctcacttttttttttcctttggaccattgagtccaagttcaaataattttttttcaactattcttaattattatttttttcttttcttaatataatttaagcattcataaaaataattgaatttttttattgaaaagtataaatctttattaaaagtatataattttttaattaaaatattaaccccataataaaattaatttatcagagttataccaacttaattcattaaaaaaataaaatttaatttttttaacataaatagtcatttaaaatgaaatacgataaataaagataaattttttaagtcttttataaaataaaacacaaatatatgaaaatgtgacatttactaaatatttgtcaattgaaaaaaaaaacaaaaataaacccgcgctttcaaagcgcgggtcaaaatctagtttaaacTTAATGAGAATGTACATTGGGGTGTATTTATTATAGAAGTATATATACAGTTTAGACTATACACATGTATGAAGTATATATACATCAATCTAGTAATCGACCTTTAGGGCATCTGCATCGGGCGTGCCTTGGGCCGTCCCTTCTTCTTTATTGGGtcgaaaataattgaaaatgaaattaaaatggGTGGGACGGGCCGTAAGGGCTCGTCCCGAAGGAGACGTGGCATCACGCTATTGGGCGATGAAAACGAAGAAGGGACAGTGGTTTCAGCTCAGGGAAATTGAAATCGAAAATCGAAAAAAGAGAGCTCGATGGCGACGAACTGAAGCATTGAATCGAAGATCGATCTTTTCCAAACGAAAGCGACGACCTGATCTCCTCACTCCACATGCGTCTTCTCTCTTCCACTGGAGTCTCTGTCGGCGTGTCTTTGCAAATCGAAAGGTCGCAGCTTCCAATCGAAAGGTCGCAGCTTCGAAATCTCAATCCACTTCCGTTCGATTCCGGTCATGTACGCAAGCTTCTTTCCTCTCCAAATCCTCGGCGAATCGTCCCAATCTTGGCAAGGTACGGTCTTCAACTCCTAGAAGAGATGGATAGATTCTAGGGTTTGAAATagaataaattttattgatttacATGGTTCGATTGTATGATTTGTATCCTTGTAGGTTAAGTGATTGTTTTCTTTAGATTATATGCGTGATTCGTAGCTAAAAAACAGCCTCCATTAAAAACTTTTGTGGTTCGAGATTAGATCCTGTAACAAAATAGGTTGAGTGATTGCTATATTTACAGTTTGATATTAACGAAATAGTTTGTGTCTCTTGTGGTACTCGGATTAGATCCTGCTCGTTTTGTTTTGTGGTGTAGTTTAGTTCTCTTTCTGCTATCGTCTGAATCTTGCTTTGTAATTCTTTTTGCCTTGCCATAGTTATGTTCCTGCTATCATCTATCTGCCTTGCCTGAGTTTGTAATTCTTTGAGTCTTAGCTTCTTTGCTATTGTTAAAGACACTTGCGTGTATTTGAAAGACACAAGTTGTTCGAAATAGACTAGGATTATTATTGATGATGTTGTTAGGAATTACTGCTTAGTTACAAATAGTCTAGTTTGTTTGAAACCAAATCTCATTATATTAATGATGTAGTTAGGAATGTTAGATAGCTTTTTTGTTGTGTAATAAGTTTGGATTAGACACTTCTTGTTCGGAGTTAGCCATTTACTAGCGTTTGTACTTTGTAGTCTTCACTTCCTCctataaaatcaattttctcTTCTCACTTCTTTCATTTCACTCGCTTTTCTCTAATAtatctcttctcttttctctaATATATCTCTGCTCTTTCTCGAATATATCTCCTCTCTTTTCTTACTGCTATGGATCCAAATAATATTCATAGTCAGAGCTCTAGTTTATTAGGACTGCTTCACAGTCAACAAGGGAGCGTTTACCATGAAAACTTTCCTCATGAAAGTTTTCATGGTCGTATTAACTTTGGTGATTCTCAACCTATCCCGTCATTCAGTTCACAACCATCTCAAGTACCACCAGTGGCCCGTGGTGTTAGACGCAAATGGGACCCGGCTGATGATGAGGTGTTGATTAGTGCGTGGCTCAACACTTCTAAAGATTCCATTGTAGCAAATGAGCAGAAGTCGGGGACCTTCTGGGATAGGGTTGCTCATCTTTATTCCTCAAGTCCTCATGGATTAGAGGATGGCGAGAGAGAACCCGGGCAATGTAAGAAAAGGTGGCATAGAATAAACGATGACGTTAACAAGTTTTGTGCCGCATACTCCGCATCAGAGAGACAGCTTAGAAGTGGTGAGAGTGACACTGATCTTCTAAAGAAGGCGCATGAGATCTTCTTTGCTGATCAAGCTAAGAAGTTTACTTTTGAACATGCGTGGTGTACGTTGAGATTTGAACAGAAGTGGCTTTCCCTTAACGCACCTAAAGCTGGTGGCGGTGAGAAGAGGAAGAATGTTGAGACAACGACCCAAGCTTCCACCACCGACGGTGTCGTTGATGTTGACCCGAGGCCAGAAGGAATCAAGGCTGCTAAGGCTAGAAGAAATGGTGGTAAAGGAAAGTCTGTGTCTGACTATGCGAGTGTTTGGGAAATGAAGAAGGAGGACTGGAAAATGAAGAAGGAGGACTTGGAGAGAAAGGAGAGACTGTCGAAGTTATCTATACTTGACACTCTCCTTGCCAAAACTGAACCATTGAGTGAGGCGGAAGAAGCTGTGAAGAATAAGCTTTTAGCGGAGTGTTTCTGAACAATTAGAGCTTCTAAACATTAGTGGCTTAGCCTTTAAACTTTTTTGATTCTCTATGTATGATTAATGTATGGATCCTTTGCTTTGTGCTCAACAATTAGAGCTTCTAAATATTAATGTAGTTTAAAACAGAgacaatttaatattaatgtactAAAAAACTCTTACTAATTTTTTGCAGGTATACTTGAAAATGGGGCGCTACAGCTATAGCCAACCATCACCGTCGAAGGATATGTTTGGAAACAATTCAGACAGTGAATACTCCGAGACGGATGATCTAATCCGACGTGATCAAACTGAGCTAAGCTTAGAACGTCGTTCATCCGTCATATACCCTCCACAACCGGAGGTGGAGTTCGGGTTCCCGCAGGTTTGCTACTGTGGTTCTCCGCCACAGCTTGTACCGTCTAGAAGTATTATTGGTCAAGGTAAGACAACATCAATTTCACAATGTAGCTAGTCATCACTTATGTCCGAAATGATAAGTTATCTTCCGTGTGTGATACATGTCGCTTAGTATACACTTGCACGAATAAAGACGACGGAGAGTGCCATGTTTGGAAATGGTGGGACGTGGCGgtgatggaggagatgagagccAGAGATAGACATGTCCTCCAGCTGGAGGAAAAGGTAGATAACCTGTCCCTTTTGAGTGAATATGAAAATGAGTAGAGGCTGCTACGTGTAGAGAAGATTATGTGTGATAATGCTAAGGAGAAATCCGTTTGTAGTGATGGGTTTGAGTATGTTGTGGGTGCTATGGTCGTTGTACTAATTTTAATAGGCTTGGGGATTATGTATGTGTAATGGTTTAGGCAGGGATGGTCGTAGTGTGGGTTTAGGCAGGGGATGTTATTGTTTTTTCTTAGCCCCTCGGATGTAATGGGTGACTATTGTACAACGATGTTAAGACATCAGTACGCGGATGTAATCAGTTTCAGACATTGTAAACTTGTGTACCAAGTTTGGACCGTCAAACATGATCATTGTACTTGTACtcggatttttttaaatatcttctCAAATGATCACATGTATGTATTAGAATCATCTATTAGAATCATATATTAGAGAATACAAATCACATGTATGTTTTCTATCTACctacaaatcacaaaacattTTTCTATCTACCTACAAATCACATGTATGCTTGCTATCTAACTAAATTTCACATGTATTTTTCTATCTACCTAAAAATCATACCTAAAAATCACATGCATACTTCCTAACTACCAAGATCTATAAATAAGAGACTTCTTTTGATTAGAAAAAATGCAAAGCATTCTCTTCTCTTTAATTTCCATAGCATTTTCTCTCTTGCAAAAATTTATCAATGGCTTCTTCCTCTCATTTTCATTACCACCAAGACGATCACCAACCTGATAATGAAGATATATTTGAAGACTTATTTGAAGACATTGACGAATTTCTAGAAGAAAATGAGCGTGTACCACGTAATTTTATCGACATACATCGGGAGGAAGGTCAAGATTTgctatggaatgattattttagcGATACTCCAACCTACCCGCACAATGTCTTCCGGCGACGGTTTCGAATGAACCGGACATTATTCATGCATAT contains these protein-coding regions:
- the LOC106363723 gene encoding glutathione S-transferase T3-like produces the protein MDPNNIHSQSSSLLGLLHSQQGSVYHENFPHESFHGRINFGDSQPIPSFSSQPSQVPPVARGVRRKWDPADDEVLISAWLNTSKDSIVANEQKSGTFWDRVAHLYSSSPHGLEDGEREPGQCKKRWHRINDDVNKFCAAYSASERQLRSGESDTDLLKKAHEIFFADQAKKFTFEHAWCTLRFEQKWLSLNAPKAGGGEKRKNVETTTQASTTDGVVDVDPRPEGIKAAKARRNGGKGKSVSDYASVWEMKKEDWKMKKEDLERKERLSKLSILDTLLAKTEPLSEAEEAVKNKLLAECF